From a region of the Kaistia sp. 32K genome:
- the ssb gene encoding single-stranded DNA-binding protein, giving the protein MSSLNQVNLIGRLGQDPEVKYLPNGDAVCNVSLATSERWKDKQSGEQKEKTEWHRVVLFGKVAEIAGQYLRKGTLVYFQGKLETRKWQDQSGVDRYTTEIRASEMKMLGSKDDAGGRDGNNAGQQQRPQQQQQRQAPQQQQAQDSYDQDIPF; this is encoded by the coding sequence ATGTCGTCTCTCAATCAAGTCAACCTGATCGGCCGCCTCGGCCAAGACCCGGAAGTGAAGTATCTGCCCAACGGCGACGCCGTCTGCAACGTGTCGCTCGCTACTTCGGAGCGCTGGAAGGACAAGCAGTCCGGCGAGCAGAAGGAAAAGACCGAATGGCACCGCGTCGTGCTGTTCGGAAAAGTGGCGGAGATCGCCGGCCAGTACCTGCGCAAGGGCACCCTGGTCTACTTCCAGGGCAAGCTGGAGACGCGCAAGTGGCAGGATCAGAGCGGTGTTGATCGCTACACCACGGAGATCCGCGCGAGCGAGATGAAGATGCTCGGCAGCAAGGACGACGCCGGCGGTCGTGACGGCAACAATGCCGGCCAGCAACAGCGGCCGCAGCAGCAACAGCAGCGCCAGGCGCCCCAGCAACAGCAGGCGCAGGACAGCTACGATCAAGATATTCCGTTCTAA
- a CDS encoding CHC2 zinc finger domain-containing protein, which yields MDDWKIPDSVVDSAKADILATVEKYVDLKKHGADEHKGLCPFHSEGTPSFTVNAEKQFYYCFGCGASGNAIDFVMQYENTGFRQAVRSIVGDLAPKAGVAPTPKAEKAQAKAEWKPIVPVPADVKQRPMDTFNRPKGGSWEKLVASRRWEYRDGSGALIGYICRFELPGGGKDVIPQTYCVNVETGETRWRWLSFDKPRPLYGLDKLAAHPAAQVVLAEGEKAADAAQERYEAAGIPRNKLVVISWPGGGKAVPHVDWSPLSGRNVGMWPDADLKRYVDTHPKAGELMPLLEQPGVVCMLDIADRIAGTASSIKIITPPAGVPDGWDLADDLPDGFNLLAHTRANALAVADFRELHAVVEVEAPPVAEAEPLPWEDVGDAEDAALAAGIVPAAAPPARQAPPADGDDDEDLIRNGYFTILGYDRGDYFFFQHEKRQVLSYRKGDFSDAGLMELAPINWWEEQFPNKEGVNKKAAINWVFRTANSRGIYDPNRVRGRGAWTDKGRAVFHHGGYLTVDGVQTDITRIQSAFVYQVERSMPTPAAQPMTDEEGTWLVSVAERIRWSMPGSAALFSGFVMLAPVCGALPWRPHVWITGGAGTGKSTIQNKYMGSLLRGISVYATGDSTEPGIRQYLQADALPVLIDEAESNTERDKQRMENVIGMIRKTSTDSQAMTLKGTVSGDGQSFHIRSMFCLASINVNMSGGKADVDRLTKLVMRPPVDGNTDHWDELSLDLNKIDEDDEIASRLLARALGMMPVILKSVEVFRRAAARHFGTQRQGDQFGTLLAGSWCLQKSYVPSDAEAMVLIRGYRWDEHVEDNDQDDASRAIEALLGAKLRVKSSSGADEHTVYELIRECSPMHRHNLIEPKTADDTLRRHGIRVELATNELWFGTGVSNLVKLVKDMPFVTDLRGQLLRVKGAKRVNGSKKFNGADSKVVSIPVEPILGEEKEQGETDELPI from the coding sequence ATGGATGACTGGAAGATTCCAGATTCGGTAGTCGACAGTGCGAAAGCCGATATTCTCGCAACAGTTGAAAAATACGTTGATCTGAAAAAGCACGGCGCCGACGAACACAAGGGCTTGTGCCCGTTCCATTCAGAGGGCACGCCGTCGTTCACTGTCAATGCGGAAAAGCAGTTCTATTACTGCTTCGGCTGCGGCGCCAGCGGCAATGCCATCGACTTCGTGATGCAGTACGAGAACACTGGCTTCCGCCAGGCCGTGCGCAGCATCGTCGGCGACCTGGCACCCAAGGCTGGCGTGGCACCGACCCCCAAGGCTGAGAAGGCCCAGGCCAAGGCCGAGTGGAAGCCCATCGTGCCGGTGCCCGCTGACGTCAAGCAGCGCCCCATGGACACGTTCAACAGGCCCAAGGGCGGCAGCTGGGAAAAGCTGGTCGCCAGCCGTCGCTGGGAGTACCGCGACGGCTCAGGCGCGCTGATCGGCTATATCTGCCGCTTCGAGCTGCCCGGCGGCGGCAAGGACGTGATCCCGCAGACCTACTGCGTCAACGTCGAGACTGGCGAGACTCGCTGGCGCTGGCTGTCGTTCGACAAGCCGCGCCCGCTCTATGGGCTCGACAAGCTGGCCGCGCACCCGGCCGCCCAGGTGGTGCTGGCCGAAGGCGAGAAGGCCGCTGATGCGGCGCAGGAGCGCTACGAGGCAGCCGGCATCCCGCGCAACAAGCTGGTGGTGATCAGTTGGCCAGGCGGCGGCAAGGCCGTGCCGCACGTCGACTGGTCGCCGCTGAGCGGTCGCAACGTCGGCATGTGGCCGGATGCTGACTTGAAGCGCTACGTCGACACGCATCCGAAGGCCGGCGAGCTGATGCCGCTCCTCGAGCAGCCCGGCGTCGTGTGCATGCTCGACATCGCTGACCGCATCGCTGGCACCGCATCTTCGATCAAGATCATCACCCCGCCTGCCGGCGTGCCGGACGGCTGGGATCTGGCCGACGACCTACCGGACGGTTTCAATCTGCTGGCCCACACCCGGGCCAATGCCCTGGCGGTGGCTGATTTCCGCGAGCTGCACGCTGTCGTCGAAGTTGAAGCGCCGCCGGTGGCCGAGGCCGAGCCGCTGCCTTGGGAGGATGTTGGGGATGCCGAGGACGCAGCGCTGGCCGCCGGCATCGTGCCTGCTGCTGCGCCACCTGCTCGCCAGGCGCCGCCGGCAGATGGTGATGACGACGAAGACCTGATCCGCAACGGCTACTTCACGATCCTCGGCTATGACCGCGGCGACTACTTCTTCTTCCAGCACGAAAAGCGCCAGGTGCTGAGCTACCGCAAGGGCGACTTCAGCGATGCCGGCCTGATGGAGCTGGCGCCGATCAACTGGTGGGAAGAGCAGTTTCCCAACAAGGAAGGCGTCAACAAGAAAGCCGCGATCAACTGGGTCTTCCGCACCGCGAACAGCCGGGGCATCTACGATCCGAACCGCGTGCGCGGGCGCGGCGCCTGGACGGACAAGGGGCGCGCTGTGTTTCACCACGGCGGCTACCTGACCGTCGACGGCGTGCAGACCGACATCACGCGCATCCAGTCGGCGTTCGTCTACCAGGTGGAGCGCAGCATGCCGACGCCAGCGGCGCAGCCCATGACAGACGAGGAAGGTACCTGGCTGGTCAGCGTGGCCGAGCGCATCCGCTGGAGCATGCCCGGCAGTGCCGCGCTGTTCTCTGGCTTCGTCATGCTGGCGCCGGTCTGCGGCGCGCTGCCATGGCGCCCGCACGTCTGGATCACAGGCGGCGCCGGTACCGGCAAGTCGACCATCCAGAACAAGTACATGGGCTCCCTGCTGCGCGGCATCAGCGTCTACGCCACGGGTGACAGCACCGAGCCTGGCATTCGCCAGTACCTGCAGGCAGATGCCCTGCCGGTGCTGATCGACGAGGCCGAGAGCAACACCGAGCGCGACAAGCAGCGCATGGAAAACGTCATCGGCATGATCCGCAAGACCTCGACCGACAGCCAGGCCATGACCCTCAAGGGCACGGTATCCGGCGACGGCCAGAGCTTCCACATTCGATCGATGTTCTGCCTGGCGTCGATCAACGTGAATATGTCCGGCGGCAAGGCCGACGTCGATCGCCTCACCAAGCTGGTCATGCGGCCGCCGGTGGATGGCAATACCGACCATTGGGACGAACTGTCGCTCGACCTGAACAAAATCGACGAGGACGACGAGATCGCCAGCCGGCTGCTAGCCCGGGCGCTCGGCATGATGCCGGTCATCCTCAAGAGCGTCGAAGTGTTCCGGCGCGCCGCCGCACGGCACTTCGGCACCCAGCGCCAGGGCGACCAGTTCGGCACCCTGCTGGCCGGGTCGTGGTGCCTGCAGAAGAGCTATGTGCCCAGCGATGCCGAGGCCATGGTGCTGATCCGCGGCTATCGCTGGGACGAGCACGTTGAGGACAACGATCAGGACGACGCAAGCCGGGCAATCGAGGCCCTGCTGGGCGCCAAGCTGCGCGTCAAGTCCAGCAGCGGCGCCGACGAGCACACTGTCTACGAGCTGATCCGCGAGTGCTCGCCGATGCACCGGCACAACCTGATCGAGCCCAAGACGGCTGACGACACCCTGCGCCGCCACGGCATCCGGGTTGAGCTGGCTACCAACGAGCTCTGGTTCGGTACCGGCGTCAGCAACCTGGTCAAGCTGGTGAAGGACATGCCGTTCGTCACCGACCTGCGCGGCCAGCTGCTGCGGGTCAAGGGCGCCAAGCGGGTGAACGGCAGCAAGAAGTTCAACGGCGCCGACAGCAAGGTCGTGAGCATCCCTGTCGAGCCGATCCTGGGCGAAGAGAAGGAGCAGGGAGAGACGGATGAGCTGCCGATCTAG
- a CDS encoding GIY-YIG nuclease family protein, whose product MKFYYQIKGRQQYSDDDYGWAWPPVFSGMVEAEDRKTAKAQVEELYGRQFPMRVLKKDIEQHAYLLHIQPITERDTYILKRFEDTACKECGVVFKLIDKYNDPNTETNSHDYCTEACKQAARGRELSEFRLANEGLSPPVIYQVRQKSTGRVYVGQTTQPFTLRWWQHLSNPTACKFHTALKSTDITDWEFSVLEVIAYPEGCTDRAGHITLREAHWVDALSAVDAGFNTVRPAGAINLAQQELL is encoded by the coding sequence GTGAAGTTCTACTACCAGATCAAGGGCCGCCAGCAGTACAGCGACGATGACTATGGCTGGGCCTGGCCGCCGGTGTTCAGCGGCATGGTCGAGGCCGAAGACCGCAAGACCGCCAAGGCCCAGGTCGAGGAGCTGTATGGCCGCCAGTTCCCCATGCGGGTGCTGAAGAAGGACATCGAGCAGCACGCCTACCTGCTGCACATCCAGCCGATCACCGAGCGCGACACCTACATCCTCAAGCGTTTCGAGGACACGGCCTGCAAGGAGTGCGGGGTGGTCTTCAAGCTGATCGACAAATACAACGACCCGAACACCGAGACCAACAGCCACGACTACTGCACCGAGGCCTGCAAGCAGGCGGCACGTGGCCGCGAGCTGTCGGAGTTCCGCCTGGCCAACGAAGGGCTGTCGCCGCCGGTGATCTACCAGGTGCGTCAGAAGTCAACGGGCCGCGTCTACGTCGGCCAGACCACCCAGCCGTTCACGCTGCGCTGGTGGCAGCACCTGAGCAACCCCACCGCGTGCAAGTTCCACACTGCGCTGAAAAGCACCGACATTACCGACTGGGAATTCTCGGTGCTCGAGGTGATCGCCTATCCCGAGGGCTGCACTGACCGGGCCGGCCACATCACTCTTCGCGAGGCCCACTGGGTCGACGCACTGTCGGCGGTCGACGCCGGCTTCAACACCGTGCGGCCGGCTGGGGCGATCAACCTGGCTCAGCAAGAGCTGCTGTAA